The following proteins are co-located in the Fibrobacter sp. genome:
- the rseP gene encoding RIP metalloprotease RseP, with translation MEHVLDNVLMFVLGLVGLSFLVTIHELGHFLVAKWNNVKVNTFSVGFGKKLLRFKKGETEYCISAIPFGGYVAMAGENPDSFKDGQMPGERDFTGKSVGARAAIAFAGPFINIVFAFVLLMILYMVGVQEPANKELIIGFVGKNSPAEVAGILPGDTITAINGKPTQGWDDFREQIGVSLGANVELEVHRGGAPVMLTVVPEELVIPAKDSTDSEIKMGIGDIGIYPQNRVIVRLPPIAGSAAEKAGLALNDTVFEINGEHISRYEDVVRIIDGSKGAEVKVTVIRNNDTLTLPMVPVYNEEYKRYMVGVQMGYVLFRETKLVRRGPIEAFEKTCATSWKMTTSIFRYFGRMFKGQVKVDAFSGPVSIVAVMGNVWMEGFQEFLMLLALISINLGVMNLLPLAITDGGLLMFLGIEKLRGKPLSTKTQTIIQNVAAAFFISFFVFITILDFGKLSLFLK, from the coding sequence ATGGAACATGTCCTCGATAACGTTTTGATGTTTGTGCTGGGCCTTGTAGGGCTCAGCTTTCTGGTGACCATTCACGAATTGGGCCATTTCCTTGTTGCCAAGTGGAATAACGTTAAGGTCAATACATTCAGTGTAGGCTTCGGCAAGAAACTTCTTCGCTTTAAGAAGGGTGAAACCGAGTATTGCATTTCTGCAATTCCCTTTGGTGGCTACGTGGCCATGGCGGGTGAAAATCCGGATTCCTTTAAAGATGGGCAGATGCCCGGCGAGCGTGACTTTACAGGAAAGTCTGTGGGCGCCCGTGCTGCTATTGCTTTCGCCGGCCCTTTCATCAATATTGTGTTTGCCTTTGTCCTATTGATGATTCTCTACATGGTGGGTGTTCAGGAACCTGCCAACAAAGAACTGATTATTGGTTTTGTTGGCAAGAATTCTCCGGCGGAAGTTGCCGGCATTCTTCCTGGAGACACTATCACCGCAATCAACGGGAAGCCCACTCAAGGTTGGGATGATTTCCGCGAACAGATTGGCGTAAGCCTTGGTGCCAACGTAGAACTTGAAGTTCACCGTGGTGGCGCTCCCGTGATGTTGACCGTAGTCCCTGAGGAGCTGGTTATTCCTGCAAAGGATTCTACAGATTCCGAAATCAAGATGGGAATCGGTGACATTGGAATCTATCCTCAGAACCGAGTGATTGTACGTTTGCCGCCTATTGCAGGCTCCGCTGCAGAAAAGGCGGGTCTTGCCTTGAATGATACCGTGTTCGAAATCAACGGGGAACATATTTCCCGCTATGAGGATGTGGTTCGCATTATTGATGGTTCCAAGGGTGCAGAAGTCAAGGTGACCGTGATTCGTAATAACGATACTTTGACATTGCCCATGGTTCCGGTCTACAATGAGGAATATAAGCGCTACATGGTGGGCGTTCAAATGGGCTATGTGCTCTTCCGCGAAACGAAGCTTGTGCGTCGTGGCCCCATTGAAGCTTTCGAAAAGACCTGCGCCACCAGCTGGAAAATGACTACCAGTATCTTCCGCTATTTTGGTCGTATGTTCAAGGGCCAGGTAAAGGTGGATGCTTTCTCTGGTCCGGTGTCCATTGTGGCTGTCATGGGAAATGTCTGGATGGAAGGCTTCCAGGAATTCCTCATGCTTTTGGCTCTTATAAGCATTAACCTTGGCGTCATGAACTTGCTGCCGCTGGCCATTACCGATGGCGGCCTCCTCATGTTCCTCGGTATCGAAAAACTCCGCGGAAAGCCTTTGTCTACCAAGACCCAGACGATTATCCAGAACGTCGCAGCAGCCTTCTTCATCAGCTTCTTCGTGTTCATCACGATTCTCGATTTCGGAAAGCTGAGCCTGTTCTTGAAGTGA
- a CDS encoding glycoside hydrolase family 9 protein, with translation MFSKFGLKQFAPLAISALTLASSAFAATAYINQIGYRPGDAKELTIEGGNGNVDFVDATGQVVLSVAPGAATGWDAYNQQVQLVDFSELNIPGTYSVVQGGQPLRNDLKISANTFEEVAKASLKWYYYQRASMALEEAYAGQWKRPAGHTNTTVQKHNSAGSGSIQSSKGWYDAGDYGRYIVNSGITTYTLLALYEHYPDYFKTLKWNIPAEGTLPDILAEIKYNLDWMLTMQDTDGGVFHKMTSLGFPGDVMPAKDTDPIYVIGKGSAATLDFAAVMATAARVYQPYDAAFASTCLEAAKKAYAWGQQNPNKAFRNPSDVSTGEYGDGSFGDEMSFASAELFVTTGDASYGNAKASGNVPNWGDVGGLATYDMAIHSTEFGAGAAAAKDSLLKVADDFVTRSETGFGVVMNKADFVWGSNAVAANQGVWLLHAYYLTGDDKYYKAARKVLDYLLGKNPLNMSFLTGFGTKSPKKPHHRPSTSDGVAAPVPGMLVGGPQPGGEDIGTESWECKDYRTGSAATSYVDHNCSYASNEVAINWNAPMAYLAGAIEAVNAGFAPKFAVEGVAKGETAAIKPTMAGKASAEGSVRLRFADQKVFIEKAGKRYNLKGMQIK, from the coding sequence ATGTTTTCAAAATTCGGTCTTAAGCAGTTTGCCCCTCTTGCAATTTCTGCATTGACTTTGGCATCCTCCGCCTTTGCCGCCACCGCTTACATCAACCAGATTGGTTATCGTCCTGGCGATGCCAAGGAACTGACTATTGAAGGTGGTAATGGCAATGTCGATTTCGTAGATGCAACAGGCCAGGTGGTTTTGTCTGTGGCTCCGGGCGCTGCTACCGGTTGGGATGCTTACAATCAGCAGGTTCAGCTTGTTGACTTTTCCGAATTGAACATTCCTGGAACTTACTCTGTTGTGCAAGGTGGTCAGCCTCTTCGCAATGACCTTAAGATTTCTGCAAACACCTTTGAAGAAGTTGCCAAGGCAAGCCTTAAGTGGTATTACTACCAGCGCGCTTCCATGGCATTGGAAGAAGCCTACGCAGGTCAATGGAAGCGTCCTGCAGGCCACACGAATACCACGGTACAGAAGCATAATTCCGCAGGCTCGGGATCCATTCAGTCTTCTAAGGGTTGGTACGATGCTGGTGACTATGGTCGCTACATTGTAAACTCTGGCATTACCACCTATACCTTGCTTGCCCTTTACGAACATTATCCGGATTATTTTAAGACACTTAAATGGAATATTCCTGCTGAAGGAACCTTGCCGGATATTCTCGCCGAAATCAAGTACAATCTTGACTGGATGCTTACCATGCAGGATACCGACGGCGGCGTATTCCACAAGATGACTTCCTTGGGCTTCCCTGGCGATGTGATGCCGGCTAAGGATACGGATCCCATCTATGTTATCGGTAAGGGCTCTGCAGCAACATTGGATTTCGCTGCAGTCATGGCTACCGCAGCTCGTGTGTATCAGCCCTACGATGCAGCTTTCGCAAGCACTTGCCTTGAGGCTGCCAAGAAGGCATACGCCTGGGGTCAGCAGAATCCTAACAAGGCCTTCCGTAACCCCAGCGATGTTAGCACCGGTGAATATGGTGATGGCAGCTTCGGCGATGAAATGAGCTTTGCCTCTGCAGAACTGTTCGTGACTACGGGTGATGCGTCTTACGGTAATGCAAAGGCCTCTGGCAATGTTCCCAATTGGGGCGATGTTGGCGGTCTTGCAACTTACGACATGGCTATTCATTCAACCGAGTTTGGTGCAGGCGCTGCCGCTGCCAAGGATTCTCTCCTTAAGGTTGCCGACGATTTCGTAACCCGTTCCGAAACAGGCTTTGGTGTAGTCATGAATAAGGCTGATTTTGTCTGGGGTTCCAACGCTGTGGCTGCAAACCAGGGCGTTTGGCTGCTTCATGCCTATTACCTTACCGGTGACGACAAGTATTACAAGGCTGCCCGCAAGGTTCTTGACTACCTGCTGGGTAAGAATCCGCTGAACATGTCCTTCCTTACTGGCTTTGGTACAAAGTCTCCCAAGAAGCCTCATCATCGTCCTAGTACTTCCGATGGCGTTGCTGCTCCGGTGCCTGGTATGCTGGTGGGTGGTCCTCAGCCCGGTGGTGAAGATATCGGTACCGAAAGCTGGGAATGTAAGGATTACAGAACAGGATCTGCAGCCACCTCCTATGTTGACCATAATTGCAGTTACGCTTCTAATGAAGTTGCCATTAACTGGAATGCTCCCATGGCTTATCTTGCGGGTGCTATCGAAGCTGTCAACGCTGGTTTCGCTCCCAAGTTTGCCGTTGAAGGTGTGGCCAAGGGTGAAACAGCTGCAATCAAGCCGACTATGGCTGGCAAGGCTTCCGCAGAAGGCTCTGTACGTCTTCGCTTTGCAGATCAGAAGGTCTTCATTGAGAAGGCTGGCAAGCGTTACAATCTGAAGGGTATGCAGATAAAGTAA
- a CDS encoding 1-deoxy-D-xylulose-5-phosphate reductoisomerase — protein MKNVVLLGATGSIGTSTVDVCLQHSDLFKVYAVAANSSVEKVAEIVRKFKVERVCMFKPEAAKELSAMLNMPVLSGMEGLCELAADPKADIIINALMGAVGCLPTITAIEHGKHVALANKETMVMAGPVIWDKLAENPKAFITPIDSEHSAIFQCLADRPNKEVECLEITASGGPFRTWDIERFENITVADALNHPVWSMGRKITIDSASMMNKGLEVLEAHFLFHIPYEQIKVVVHPQSMVHSLVQFRDGSLMAQLGAPDMRIPIQVALTWPERLPLETKRLDLPTLGQLTFFEPDFNKFRCLALAFEAGRRGGVVPAMMNAANEVLVDRFLDGKLKFTDIPRHVETIINGAPNLTGHLTLDQVLEADAEARRLTLDLIK, from the coding sequence ATGAAAAATGTCGTACTTCTCGGTGCTACTGGTTCTATTGGAACTTCTACTGTAGATGTCTGCCTTCAGCATTCCGACCTGTTCAAGGTCTATGCGGTGGCTGCAAATTCCAGCGTTGAAAAGGTTGCAGAAATTGTTCGCAAGTTCAAGGTGGAACGTGTCTGCATGTTTAAGCCCGAAGCAGCCAAGGAACTGAGTGCCATGCTCAATATGCCGGTGCTCTCCGGTATGGAAGGCCTTTGCGAACTGGCCGCCGACCCCAAGGCCGACATCATCATCAACGCCCTGATGGGGGCCGTTGGTTGCCTGCCCACTATTACCGCCATCGAGCACGGTAAGCATGTGGCCTTGGCCAACAAGGAAACTATGGTCATGGCTGGCCCTGTCATCTGGGACAAGCTGGCTGAAAATCCCAAGGCTTTCATCACTCCCATCGATTCCGAACACAGCGCTATTTTCCAGTGCCTGGCAGACCGCCCCAACAAGGAAGTGGAATGCCTGGAAATTACCGCTTCCGGTGGCCCCTTCCGCACCTGGGATATTGAACGTTTCGAAAACATCACCGTGGCCGACGCCCTCAATCATCCGGTGTGGAGCATGGGCCGTAAGATCACCATCGACTCCGCTTCCATGATGAACAAGGGCCTTGAAGTTTTGGAAGCCCACTTCCTGTTCCACATTCCTTACGAACAGATCAAGGTGGTGGTTCACCCGCAATCCATGGTGCACTCTCTGGTGCAGTTCCGTGATGGTTCTTTGATGGCTCAGCTGGGCGCTCCCGACATGCGCATTCCTATTCAGGTGGCCCTCACCTGGCCGGAACGCCTGCCTCTCGAAACCAAGCGCTTGGATCTGCCCACCTTGGGGCAGCTCACCTTCTTCGAACCTGACTTTAACAAGTTCCGCTGCCTGGCTCTCGCTTTTGAAGCAGGCCGCCGCGGCGGTGTAGTGCCCGCCATGATGAATGCCGCCAACGAAGTCCTCGTTGACCGTTTCCTGGATGGCAAACTGAAGTTCACCGACATTCCCCGTCATGTGGAAACCATCATCAACGGCGCTCCCAACCTTACGGGTCACTTGACCCTGGACCAGGTGCTGGAAGCCGATGCCGAAGCCCGCCGCCTGACTCTGGACCTGATCAAGTAG
- a CDS encoding flavodoxin produces MKKIVLILLTILMGAAMAAESKKLVIYYSRADENYSVGYIKKGNTEIVAEIIAAKTGATLLKVEPVKEYPKNYDECIAVSKKELANDARPDIKPISINPEEYDEIYVGYPVWWGEMPMPMFTFFEKYNLKGKTIHPFVTHEGSGLSGVTRLKKVTGANVTPGLAIYGHTAQNEKSKAEKEVEKWLK; encoded by the coding sequence ATGAAAAAAATCGTCCTCATTCTTTTAACAATCCTTATGGGGGCTGCCATGGCTGCTGAATCCAAGAAACTGGTCATCTATTATTCCCGTGCCGACGAAAACTATAGCGTAGGTTACATCAAGAAGGGCAACACCGAAATTGTTGCCGAAATCATCGCCGCCAAAACAGGCGCTACGCTCCTGAAGGTAGAACCAGTCAAGGAATACCCGAAGAACTATGACGAGTGTATCGCTGTTTCAAAAAAGGAATTGGCAAACGATGCCCGTCCGGATATCAAACCGATTAGCATCAATCCTGAAGAGTATGACGAAATTTATGTAGGCTATCCTGTGTGGTGGGGTGAAATGCCTATGCCTATGTTTACCTTCTTTGAAAAGTACAATTTGAAGGGGAAGACCATCCATCCCTTCGTCACTCATGAAGGCAGCGGCCTCAGCGGTGTCACCCGCCTTAAGAAAGTGACGGGCGCTAATGTTACGCCGGGTCTTGCCATCTACGGACATACAGCCCAGAATGAAAAGTCCAAGGCCGAAAAGGAAGTGGAAAAATGGCTTAAGTAA
- a CDS encoding nitroreductase: MMNETLMTLETRRSCRKFKPDMITDEELEAVLRAGTFAPSGKNQQSSIIIAVTNKEMRDQIAEENRKIGGWEEGFDPFYGAPVILIVIADRDANNASGTYINDGSLVMGNLMNAAASIGLGSVWIHRARQEFESEFGKAILEKLGIKGNYEGIGHVALGYRQTPVPKALARKENYVYYIK, encoded by the coding sequence ATGATGAATGAAACCCTGATGACTCTGGAAACTCGCCGCAGCTGCCGCAAGTTCAAGCCCGACATGATTACCGACGAGGAATTGGAAGCCGTACTTCGCGCAGGCACATTCGCCCCTTCTGGAAAGAATCAGCAGTCTTCCATCATCATCGCCGTCACCAATAAGGAAATGCGAGATCAGATTGCAGAAGAAAACCGCAAGATTGGTGGTTGGGAAGAGGGCTTCGACCCATTCTATGGAGCCCCCGTCATCCTGATTGTCATCGCCGATCGCGACGCCAATAACGCTTCCGGCACCTACATCAACGACGGCAGCCTCGTTATGGGAAATCTGATGAACGCCGCAGCAAGCATTGGCCTAGGCAGTGTTTGGATTCACCGTGCCCGTCAGGAATTCGAAAGCGAATTCGGCAAAGCAATCCTTGAAAAGCTTGGCATCAAGGGTAATTACGAAGGTATTGGTCATGTGGCTTTGGGCTACCGCCAGACCCCCGTACCCAAGGCTCTTGCCCGCAAGGAAAACTACGTCTATTACATTAAGTAA
- a CDS encoding DUF4405 domain-containing protein — translation MKRIAKIIIDILMYSCFLYLMSHGAIRDLTGHGYVGIALFVLFIVHHTLNFWFYRTIGKGKWNARRIMMNVTDWLLFALMISMVVSSIFMTGLVFEWSPMRTTQTAREVHLASCCWGFMVMLSHLGFHLDTKLDKLENLCRSRAWKTVLLYIAYGLLIAAGVYGFIQSQLYVYMFVTGGWKMAAESVTAAVLQLLGISAGMCVITHLGMKLLKRS, via the coding sequence ATGAAACGAATTGCGAAAATTATCATCGACATTCTGATGTACAGTTGCTTTCTGTACCTCATGAGTCATGGCGCCATCCGAGACCTTACCGGACACGGATACGTAGGCATTGCACTTTTCGTTTTATTTATCGTCCATCACACATTGAACTTCTGGTTCTATAGAACCATCGGCAAAGGAAAATGGAACGCCCGCCGTATTATGATGAACGTGACAGACTGGCTTTTGTTTGCCTTGATGATCTCCATGGTCGTAAGCTCCATTTTTATGACGGGGCTTGTTTTCGAATGGTCTCCCATGAGGACAACACAGACTGCCCGGGAAGTTCATCTGGCAAGTTGCTGCTGGGGCTTTATGGTGATGCTTTCCCACTTGGGATTCCATCTTGACACAAAGTTAGACAAGCTGGAAAATCTCTGCCGTAGTCGTGCCTGGAAAACGGTGTTGCTATACATCGCCTACGGGCTGTTGATTGCCGCAGGCGTCTATGGATTTATACAATCCCAACTTTACGTGTACATGTTCGTGACTGGCGGCTGGAAAATGGCCGCAGAAAGCGTCACCGCGGCTGTACTGCAGTTGCTTGGAATTTCGGCAGGCATGTGCGTCATTACCCATCTAGGAATGAAACTTCTTAAAAGATCCTAA
- a CDS encoding MerR family transcriptional regulator: protein MANNIKNEKSKGYSIGEVVKQTGLSAHTLRYYEKEGLLPFVTKNSSGLRVYTTTDLQWLSMIECLKDSGLQIKEIRQYIEWFRQGDSTLQQRLDLFANRRKALEAEMARLQVVMNKITFKETLYTTAIKLGSLEAADNDKNIMRLKKKLFDSPDDFDKKVQEAG from the coding sequence ATGGCAAACAATATCAAGAACGAAAAATCCAAGGGCTATAGCATTGGAGAAGTGGTAAAGCAAACTGGTCTATCCGCCCATACCCTGCGTTACTATGAGAAGGAAGGCTTGCTGCCTTTCGTTACCAAGAACAGTTCGGGGCTTCGCGTTTATACCACTACCGATTTGCAGTGGCTTAGCATGATTGAATGTCTCAAGGATTCTGGTTTGCAGATCAAGGAAATCCGCCAGTACATCGAATGGTTCCGCCAGGGCGACTCCACATTGCAACAGCGTCTAGATCTATTCGCCAATCGCCGCAAGGCCCTGGAAGCAGAAATGGCCCGCCTGCAGGTCGTAATGAACAAGATTACCTTCAAGGAAACATTGTATACCACGGCCATCAAGTTGGGAAGCCTTGAAGCCGCTGATAACGACAAGAACATTATGCGCCTCAAGAAAAAGCTCTTTGACTCTCCCGATGATTTTGACAAGAAAGTTCAGGAAGCCGGATAA
- a CDS encoding MBL fold metallo-hydrolase: protein MVTTIILSILFALGDIGMLFLSQESFGRLPQGERLERIRKSPNYDISKNQFVNLEPTILMTGEKSAAGSWVDFLFGKDTVQKIPDTALTVIKTDLKVLPQDKDWLVWFGHSSYLINLSGKKFLIDPILYSGSPVSFANKMFKGTDVYKPKDFPDIDYLVISHDHWDHLDYKAVKELEPRVGKVILGLGVGEHFERWGYPKEKLIELDWWDEASLVSGFMVTATPARHFSGRDLRQNRTLWASYVVETPKRTIWIGGDTGYGKHFKQIGEKFKIDLGILENGQYNEQWANIHTLPKYLGTEMTELNAARYMTVHNSRFCLSRHSYFEPLENAKKAAAESGKPLLMPQMGEVLYLE from the coding sequence ATGGTAACTACAATTATTCTGTCCATTCTCTTTGCCTTAGGAGACATCGGTATGTTGTTCTTGAGTCAGGAAAGTTTCGGCCGTTTACCCCAGGGCGAACGCCTTGAACGAATCAGGAAATCTCCTAATTACGACATCTCTAAAAATCAGTTTGTGAACCTTGAGCCCACAATATTGATGACCGGCGAAAAAAGCGCAGCAGGTAGCTGGGTTGATTTTTTATTCGGCAAGGATACCGTGCAGAAAATTCCAGATACCGCCCTGACCGTTATCAAGACTGATTTGAAAGTCCTTCCCCAAGATAAGGATTGGCTGGTATGGTTCGGACACTCCAGCTACCTCATTAATCTGTCCGGAAAGAAATTCCTTATCGACCCGATTTTGTACAGTGGTTCTCCCGTCAGTTTTGCAAACAAGATGTTCAAGGGCACCGACGTCTACAAGCCAAAAGACTTCCCTGATATCGACTACCTTGTCATTAGCCACGATCACTGGGACCATCTGGACTACAAAGCTGTAAAGGAACTGGAACCTCGCGTAGGCAAGGTGATTCTCGGTTTGGGTGTTGGAGAACACTTTGAACGCTGGGGTTACCCCAAGGAGAAGCTGATTGAATTGGATTGGTGGGATGAAGCAAGCCTTGTCTCCGGCTTTATGGTAACGGCAACGCCGGCCCGCCATTTCTCTGGACGAGACTTGCGGCAGAATCGTACCCTGTGGGCATCCTACGTTGTAGAAACTCCCAAGCGAACCATTTGGATTGGCGGTGATACCGGATATGGAAAGCACTTCAAGCAAATCGGCGAAAAGTTCAAGATAGACTTAGGCATCCTCGAAAACGGCCAGTACAATGAACAGTGGGCCAACATTCACACCCTACCCAAGTACCTTGGTACAGAGATGACTGAACTAAATGCCGCACGCTACATGACCGTTCACAATTCCAGGTTCTGTCTTTCAAGGCATAGCTACTTTGAGCCTCTGGAAAATGCGAAAAAGGCTGCCGCGGAATCCGGCAAGCCTCTATTAATGCCTCAAATGGGCGAAGTCCTTTATCTGGAATAA
- a CDS encoding phosphatidate cytidylyltransferase, with protein MSNLAQRLLTALIAIPLVFGLLWFSDYSRIALMCFLGGVGAWEWAGMVSKMYKGPDMRAYSFVATFALTLAWALSKGGFFGLGAVPCVVGMACVVILAGYIGMAYSKVEIDHLFPWLVMQIAAPLYVGLWGGMNVLMMGNGQGFEHCYPFILVMTCMWLCDTVAYFFGKFAAGKGPFGRHLFAPTISPKKTWEGAVAGTVATVAWVVYWSNYSAALSSFNVQFDVVKGCVLGLIIAISGQAGDLLMSALKRWSGTKDSGNLFVGHGGVLDRCDSFYLTAPMLYILLDFMEKIG; from the coding sequence ATGAGTAATTTAGCACAACGTTTATTGACTGCTTTGATTGCCATTCCGCTGGTCTTTGGCCTGCTGTGGTTCAGTGATTATTCACGTATCGCCTTGATGTGTTTCCTGGGTGGCGTTGGCGCTTGGGAATGGGCTGGTATGGTTTCCAAGATGTACAAGGGCCCGGATATGCGTGCCTACTCCTTCGTGGCAACCTTCGCCCTTACGCTGGCCTGGGCTCTTTCCAAGGGCGGCTTCTTTGGGCTTGGCGCAGTTCCCTGTGTTGTTGGCATGGCTTGCGTCGTTATTTTGGCTGGCTACATTGGCATGGCATATTCCAAGGTCGAAATTGATCACCTGTTCCCCTGGCTGGTAATGCAGATTGCAGCTCCGCTGTACGTAGGCCTTTGGGGCGGCATGAACGTTCTCATGATGGGTAACGGTCAGGGCTTTGAACATTGCTATCCCTTTATCCTGGTCATGACTTGTATGTGGCTTTGCGATACTGTGGCTTACTTCTTCGGAAAGTTTGCTGCAGGCAAGGGTCCCTTCGGTCGTCACCTCTTTGCTCCGACCATTAGTCCCAAGAAGACTTGGGAAGGTGCTGTTGCCGGCACAGTCGCAACTGTTGCATGGGTCGTTTATTGGTCCAATTACAGCGCAGCTCTTTCCTCGTTCAACGTACAGTTTGATGTTGTTAAGGGGTGCGTTCTCGGCTTGATCATTGCAATTTCTGGTCAGGCAGGCGATCTCTTGATGAGCGCACTAAAGCGTTGGAGCGGTACCAAGGATTCCGGTAATCTGTTCGTAGGCCACGGTGGCGTGTTGGACCGTTGCGATTCCTTCTACCTCACGGCCCCCATGCTTTACATTCTTTTGGATTTCATGGAAAAGATCGGTTAG
- a CDS encoding isoprenyl transferase — protein MANELRHVAIIMDGNGRWARSRGLERFLGHRKGTQATIDSVEVGVNLKLEHMTLYVFSSENWGRPTKEVEYLMGLLIEMVIKEIPDLMEKNVKLTVIGNMDRLPEKPRAKLQEAIDITANNTGMQLNLAISYGARQEIVGAVKAIASKVAAGEIKVDDIDDSVFANHLYLKGAPDPDLIIRTGGEFRLSNYLLWQAAYSEFYVTDTLWPDFTKEEFMKAVEFFKTRERRFGKVLHE, from the coding sequence GTGGCAAACGAACTGAGACATGTGGCCATTATCATGGACGGTAATGGCCGTTGGGCTAGAAGCCGCGGCCTCGAACGTTTCCTGGGTCACCGTAAGGGTACCCAGGCTACGATCGATTCCGTAGAAGTTGGTGTGAACCTTAAGTTGGAACACATGACTTTGTATGTGTTTAGTTCTGAAAACTGGGGTCGCCCTACAAAGGAAGTGGAATACTTGATGGGTCTTCTCATTGAGATGGTCATCAAGGAAATTCCCGACCTGATGGAGAAGAACGTTAAGCTTACGGTCATCGGCAATATGGATCGACTGCCCGAAAAGCCTCGCGCAAAGCTCCAGGAAGCTATCGACATTACGGCCAACAATACCGGTATGCAGCTGAACCTCGCCATTTCCTACGGTGCCCGTCAGGAAATCGTGGGTGCGGTAAAGGCTATCGCCTCCAAGGTTGCTGCAGGTGAAATCAAGGTCGACGATATCGATGATTCCGTTTTTGCAAATCACCTTTATCTGAAGGGTGCTCCCGATCCGGATCTCATCATCCGTACCGGTGGCGAATTCAGACTTTCCAACTATCTCCTTTGGCAGGCCGCCTACAGCGAATTCTACGTAACAGACACCCTGTGGCCCGACTTCACCAAGGAAGAATTCATGAAGGCGGTGGAGTTCTTCAAGACTCGTGAACGCCGCTTTGGGAAGGTTCTCCATGAGTAA
- the frr gene encoding ribosome recycling factor, translating into MADYSEKMAKAVEATEREFTKIRAGQASPAILNDIRIDYYGTPTPISQVAKVSVPEPRMLLVAPWEKTIVDLIEKAIYAANIGLTPMKDGNSIRVSLPILTTERRQELAKIARKHAEDGRVAIRNIRRDANDAIKKDKEMPEDEAKKQQDEIQKATDKAIAQIDALLAAKEADILKV; encoded by the coding sequence ATGGCAGATTATTCTGAAAAAATGGCTAAGGCCGTTGAAGCTACTGAACGTGAATTCACCAAGATCCGTGCCGGCCAGGCTTCTCCCGCTATCCTGAACGACATTCGTATCGACTACTACGGCACCCCGACCCCCATCTCTCAGGTGGCCAAGGTCTCTGTTCCGGAACCTCGTATGCTTCTCGTCGCTCCTTGGGAAAAGACCATCGTAGACCTCATTGAAAAGGCTATCTACGCAGCAAACATCGGCCTTACTCCCATGAAGGATGGCAACTCCATCCGTGTTAGCCTGCCGATCCTCACTACCGAACGTCGTCAGGAACTGGCTAAGATTGCTCGCAAGCACGCAGAAGACGGCCGCGTTGCCATCCGCAACATCCGCCGCGATGCAAACGACGCTATCAAGAAGGACAAGGAAATGCCCGAAGACGAAGCCAAGAAGCAGCAGGATGAAATCCAGAAGGCTACCGACAAGGCTATCGCTCAGATCGACGCTCTCCTTGCTGCCAAGGAAGCAGACATCCTTAAGGTTTAA
- the pyrH gene encoding UMP kinase: MAKFNRVLLKLSGEALAGAKGHGIDNDILNEMASEIADVVRKGVGVALVIGGGNMIRGVSASAGGMNRAQGDAMGMLGTVMNGLAMQDALDKQGINSVVMSAIRMEPICEFFNRRRAIELLANGSVVIFSAGTGNPFFTTDSCAALRAIESECDVIMKVTKVDGIYSADPMKDPTATRFDDITYQEVIARGLKVMDTAAVALCMEHNMPIFVFKMEKGCLTQAAVEGNLGTLVHC; this comes from the coding sequence ATGGCAAAGTTTAATAGAGTCTTGCTTAAGTTGAGCGGTGAAGCTTTGGCTGGTGCCAAGGGTCATGGAATCGACAACGACATCTTGAACGAGATGGCTTCTGAAATTGCAGACGTCGTACGTAAGGGTGTTGGTGTTGCCTTGGTCATTGGTGGTGGCAACATGATTCGTGGCGTAAGTGCTAGCGCTGGTGGTATGAACCGCGCCCAGGGTGATGCCATGGGTATGCTGGGTACTGTAATGAATGGCCTTGCCATGCAGGATGCCTTGGACAAGCAGGGTATCAACTCTGTGGTCATGAGCGCTATTCGTATGGAACCCATCTGCGAATTCTTCAACCGCCGTCGCGCTATTGAACTTCTTGCAAATGGTTCCGTGGTTATTTTCTCCGCAGGTACCGGCAATCCCTTCTTTACCACCGACAGCTGCGCCGCCCTTCGCGCCATCGAAAGCGAATGCGACGTTATCATGAAGGTGACCAAGGTGGATGGCATCTACTCTGCCGACCCCATGAAGGATCCTACCGCCACCCGCTTCGACGACATTACCTATCAGGAAGTGATCGCCCGCGGACTTAAGGTGATGGATACCGCTGCCGTTGCTCTGTGCATGGAACACAACATGCCCATTTTTGTGTTCAAAATGGAAAAAGGCTGCTTGACTCAGGCCGCCGTTGAAGGTAATTTAGGAACACTGGTACATTGTTAA